In the genome of Hydractinia symbiolongicarpus strain clone_291-10 chromosome 5, HSymV2.1, whole genome shotgun sequence, one region contains:
- the LOC130645875 gene encoding bromodomain-containing protein 8-like yields MLSKLLEANNAPPSVTVPSNNVKVPTPQAAAKSVPAKGTLNEPIKTAPSKSEQIKPVTLQTSVPPLKTNTPKSVTKKKEAEVKQTDSKVSPSLAADVKSEVKPSPETKVTPTPKIAPLNEPINSKSSKRKLSETKSEEKKELAKTELVEKELFKKEPIKKEPVKKEPVKKEPVKKEPIKEEPQEEAPPISKTEEVKPEAEAETNVKTQEVVKKGRTPSKTEPLTIEVNESAKKKNDTVSVDSTPEEPPPKKRVVEQIAVSDHLELPLATSPKNKKKKGRAGRGRKKTLSGSLKVDIVSEEDLERSEEAEPDVSADLKDSELDTTDDSIDRKVKTPLTPSIPSPASPALSTGSNCDPETAQQQRAWRKSIMLVWKAAASHKYANVFLHSVTDEEAPGYSSIIFRPMDLSLIKKNIETGVIHTTTEFQRDIMLMFQNALMYNRKEHDVYRMAQEMRDDVMEQIQSFISTQLMVQTTERDSKFLRGKIDAPGHTRQSSKSGFTFLSL; encoded by the exons ATGCTCTCAAAGTTGTTGGAAGCAAATAATGCACCTCCATCTGTAACGGTACCTAGCAATAATGTTAAGGTGCCAACGCCTCAG GCTGCAGCAAAATCAGTTCCGGCAAAAGGTACATTAAACGAACCTATAAAAACAGCTCCATCCAAATCTGAACAAATAAAACCAGTCACGTTGCAAACGTCAGTACCAccattaaaaacaaacacacCAAAGTCGGtaacgaaaaaaaaagaagCTGAGGTTAAGCAAACAGACTCTAAGGTCTCTCCTAGTTTGGCTGCAGATGTTAAAAGTGAAGTAAAGCCTTCACCAGAAACCAAAGTTACCCCCACGCCTAAAATTGCCCCTCTAAACGAACCCATAAACAGCAAatcatcaaaaagaaaattgtctgAAACAAAATCCGAAGAGAAAAAAGAACTTGCTAAAacagaattagttgaaaaagaACTGTTTAAAAAGGAGCCAATTAAAAAAgagccagttaaaaaagagcCGGTTAAAAAAGAGCCAGTTAAAAAAGAACCGATAAAAGAGGAACCTCAGGAAGAAGCTCCACCAATCTCCAAAACAGAAGAGGTAAAACCGGAAGCAGAAGCAGAAACCAATGTTAAAACACAAGAAGTGGTTAAAAAGGGTCGAACTCCAAGTAAAACTG AACCTTTGACAATCGAAGTGAATGAATCAGCAAAAAAAAAG AACGATACCGTATCAGTGGATAGCACTCCAGAAGAACCACCTCCAAAAAAGAGAGTAGTTGAACAAATAGCTGTATCTGATCACTTAGAGTTACCCCTAGCAACCTCGcccaaaaacaaaaagaaaaaag gtCGAGCTGGACgtggaagaaaaaaaactttatcaggtTCACTGAAGGTTGACATTGTG agTGAAGAAGATTTAGAGCGAAGCGAAGAAGCGGAGCCTGATGTATCAGCTGACTTGAAGGACAGTGAACTAGACACTACGGATGATTCAATTGATCGGAAAGTTAAAACACCATTAACACCCTCCATTCCATCACCAGCCAGTCCAGCTCTTAGCACGGGAAG CAACTGTGATCCAGAAACAGCACAACAACAAAGAGCATGGCGGAAGAGTATCATGCTAGTATGGAAGGCTGCGGCTAGCCATAA ATACGCTAATGTTTTTCTGCATTCAGTCACAGATGAAGAGGCTCCTGGTTATTCGTCCATTATTTTCAG accGATGGATTTGTCGTTGatcaagaaaaatattgaaactgGC GTCATCCATACGACGACAGAATTTCAGCGTGATATTATGTTGATGTTTCAAAACGCTCTCATGTATAACCGAAAAGAACACGACGT gtaCCGTATGGCACAGGAAATGCGTGATGACGTCATGGAACAAATCCAG TCCTTCATCTCAACGCAGTTGATGGTGCAAACCACTGAACGCGATTCAAAATTTTTACGTGGGAAAATCGACG CCCCTGGCCACACGCGGCAATCATCGAAATCTGGCTTTACGTTTCTTTCATTGTAA